One Actinoplanes missouriensis 431 DNA segment encodes these proteins:
- a CDS encoding LLM class flavin-dependent oxidoreductase, protein MTRKLHLNLFLHDTGHHEASWRLPESDPYANLSLEAHQRLSRIAEDAKFDSVFLADSPVLWSDPGRRPSGKLEPTLLLAALIASTSRIGLIATASTSYNEPYNLARRFASLDHLSGGRAGWNIVTTAGADAARNFGLDDQPLHADRYQRADEFLDVSTKLWDSWADDAVLADKRAGVHAAADRVRSIEHRGRYFRVDGPLNLPRSPQAWPLLVQAGSSEDGKEFAAKWAEAVFTAQPTLAESQAFYADLKKRAAAAGRDPDHVVILPGIVPIIGDTAAEAQELDAELDRLIAPRYAVATLAHLLRVPAESLDLDKPLPEDLPPEEEIEGAKSRRTLIVDWARRENLTVRELIGRLGGGRGHRTFTGTPVQVADTIQEYFENGAADGFNIMPAVLPSGVEAFATKVVPILQERGLFRTDYEGTTLREHYGLPRPASRLHAGAVRDRGYR, encoded by the coding sequence ATGACCCGCAAACTGCATCTGAACCTGTTCTTGCACGACACCGGACATCACGAGGCGTCGTGGCGGCTGCCGGAGAGCGACCCGTACGCGAATCTGTCCTTGGAGGCGCATCAGCGCCTCTCCCGGATCGCGGAGGACGCGAAGTTCGATTCGGTCTTCCTCGCCGACAGCCCGGTGCTCTGGTCCGACCCGGGCCGCCGGCCGTCCGGCAAGCTGGAGCCGACGCTGCTGCTCGCCGCCCTGATCGCGAGCACCAGCCGGATCGGGCTGATCGCCACCGCGTCGACCTCCTACAACGAGCCCTACAACCTGGCCCGCCGGTTCGCCTCGCTCGACCATCTCAGCGGCGGCCGGGCCGGCTGGAACATCGTCACCACCGCCGGCGCGGACGCGGCCCGCAACTTCGGTCTCGACGACCAGCCGCTGCACGCCGACCGGTACCAGCGCGCCGACGAGTTCCTGGACGTGTCGACCAAGCTCTGGGACAGCTGGGCCGACGACGCCGTGCTGGCCGACAAGCGGGCCGGGGTGCACGCCGCCGCCGACCGGGTGCGGTCCATCGAGCACCGGGGGCGCTACTTCCGGGTGGACGGCCCGCTCAACCTGCCGCGCTCCCCGCAGGCGTGGCCGCTGCTGGTGCAGGCCGGCTCGTCGGAGGACGGCAAGGAGTTCGCCGCGAAGTGGGCCGAAGCGGTCTTCACCGCCCAGCCCACGCTCGCCGAGAGCCAGGCGTTCTACGCCGACCTGAAGAAACGCGCCGCCGCCGCCGGGCGCGACCCGGACCACGTGGTGATCCTGCCCGGCATCGTGCCGATCATCGGTGACACCGCCGCCGAGGCGCAGGAACTCGACGCCGAACTGGACCGGCTGATCGCCCCGCGCTACGCCGTCGCCACCCTCGCCCACCTGCTGCGCGTCCCGGCCGAGTCGCTCGACTTGGACAAGCCCCTGCCTGAGGACCTGCCGCCGGAGGAGGAGATCGAGGGCGCGAAGAGCCGCCGCACGCTCATCGTCGATTGGGCACGGCGCGAAAACCTGACGGTGCGCGAGCTGATCGGAAGGCTCGGCGGAGGTCGTGGGCACCGCACCTTCACGGGTACGCCCGTCCAGGTCGCCGACACGATCCAGGAGTACTTCGAGAACGGCGCGGCCGACGGCTTCAACATCATGCCGGCGGTGCTGCCGTCCGGGGTGGAGGCGTTCGCGACAAAGGTCGTGCCGATCCTGCAGGAGCGCGGCCTGTTCCGCACCGACTACGAGGGCACCACCCTGCGCGAGCACTACGGATTGCCGCGCCCCGCGTCCCGCCTCCACGCGGGAGCAGTCCGCGATCGGGGCTACAGGTGA
- a CDS encoding ABC transporter ATP-binding protein, protein MASHAGGLTVPVQSTAAVRVRNLHRSFSRNGGVLNGLDLDIAPGEFVALIGRSGTGKSTLLRALAGLDRGVSGHGQISVPESVSVVFQDSRLLPWKRVLDNVTFGLRAGDAGERGRQALAEVGLAGRENAWPYQLSGGEQQRAALARSLVREPQLLLADEPFGALDALTRIRMHALLRKLCETHRPAVLLVTHDVDEAIVLADRVILLDAGVVRTDVRVELNRRSRSDAGFAELRTFLLDELGVAEEAR, encoded by the coding sequence ATGGCGTCGCACGCTGGAGGACTGACCGTCCCGGTGCAGTCGACGGCCGCGGTCCGGGTCCGCAACCTGCACCGCAGTTTCAGCCGGAACGGCGGTGTCCTCAACGGGCTCGACCTGGACATCGCGCCCGGGGAGTTCGTCGCGCTGATCGGCCGCTCCGGCACCGGCAAGAGCACCCTGTTGCGGGCGCTCGCGGGCCTGGACCGGGGTGTCAGCGGACACGGGCAGATCTCCGTACCGGAAAGTGTGTCGGTTGTCTTCCAGGACTCCCGGTTGCTGCCGTGGAAGCGGGTGCTCGACAACGTCACGTTCGGGCTGCGCGCCGGTGACGCCGGCGAGCGCGGACGGCAGGCGCTCGCCGAGGTCGGCCTGGCCGGGCGGGAGAACGCCTGGCCCTACCAGCTCTCCGGCGGGGAGCAGCAGCGCGCCGCCCTGGCCCGCTCGCTGGTCCGCGAGCCGCAGCTGCTGCTCGCCGACGAGCCGTTCGGGGCGCTGGACGCGCTGACCCGGATCCGGATGCACGCGCTGCTGCGCAAGCTCTGCGAGACGCACCGGCCGGCCGTGCTGCTGGTCACCCACGACGTCGACGAGGCGATCGTGCTGGCCGACCGGGTGATCCTGCTCGACGCCGGGGTGGTGCGCACCGACGTCCGCGTCGAGCTGAACCGCCGCTCGCGATCCGACGCCGGATTCGCCGAGCTGCGGACGTTCCTGCTGGACGAACTCGGTGTGGCTGAGGAGGCCCGATGA
- a CDS encoding ABC transporter permease encodes MTATIVETPVDVSTVDARVVRRRLGPGRRIPFAFWIGPALILAIWSAGSATGLIPPAILTAPWDVVIAFEDQWVNHDLLGNILASLERAVLGLALGVVTGAALAVISGLSRIGESLVDGPIQIKRSVPTLALIPLFIAWFGIGEEMKVLTIALITLVPIYVHTHNGLRSIDGKYAELAETIGIGRGAFVRHIVLPGALPGFLLGMRFAVTSSMLGLVVVEQYNAVAGVGHMITLAEQYGQTDVIVVGLVIYGVFGYCADAAVRLTGRKVLAWRRTLED; translated from the coding sequence GTGACCGCCACGATCGTGGAGACCCCGGTGGACGTGTCGACCGTGGACGCTCGGGTCGTACGCCGGAGGCTCGGTCCAGGCCGGAGAATCCCGTTCGCCTTCTGGATCGGCCCGGCGCTCATCCTGGCGATCTGGTCGGCCGGCTCGGCGACCGGTCTCATCCCGCCGGCGATCCTCACCGCGCCGTGGGACGTGGTGATCGCGTTCGAGGACCAGTGGGTGAACCACGACCTGCTCGGCAACATCCTGGCCTCGCTGGAACGGGCCGTCCTGGGCCTGGCCCTCGGCGTGGTCACCGGCGCCGCCCTCGCGGTGATCTCCGGCCTGTCCCGGATCGGTGAATCCCTGGTCGACGGGCCGATCCAGATCAAGCGGTCGGTGCCGACGCTCGCGCTGATCCCGCTCTTCATCGCCTGGTTCGGCATCGGTGAAGAAATGAAGGTCCTGACCATCGCGCTGATCACGCTGGTGCCGATCTACGTGCACACGCACAACGGCCTGCGCAGCATCGACGGCAAGTACGCCGAGCTCGCCGAGACGATCGGCATCGGGCGCGGCGCGTTCGTCCGGCACATCGTGCTGCCCGGCGCGCTGCCCGGCTTCCTGCTCGGCATGCGGTTCGCGGTCACCTCCTCGATGCTCGGCCTGGTCGTCGTCGAGCAGTACAACGCGGTGGCCGGCGTCGGTCACATGATCACCCTCGCGGAGCAGTACGGGCAGACCGACGTCATCGTGGTCGGCCTCGTCATCTACGGCGTCTTCGGCTACTGCGCCGACGCCGCCGTCCGCCTGACCGGAAGGAAGGTGCTGGCATGGCGTCGCACGCTGGAGGACTGA
- a CDS encoding ABC transporter substrate-binding protein translates to MLTPPRKPFVAVLAAALLAVTAACAKDQAGANLELTAALPDSVPSGTELRVGDPTIQAIVQASGLDKELADAGVTVSWANISGGPKSIQAFRADKLDCSAVADIPSLFAAWTGTSTKIVFQSVTVDPLEFPIYKLGVAPGVSVSSIADLRGKKIAYSAGQAQGALVLRVLQKAGLTRKDVQLIELTSTGDSYVTALGGKAVDVAPIAAHQVKVFQAKHPGATTVGAGIRDDASTLYCLTSSVEDADKAAALKAYVAVRTKALLWQNEHRDEYAKVYYQAVEGLTASDAKDVVATLGTKAVPATWDNAIQRLQETADLLAAEQGHDRLDVSTLVDRRFEKVQAATAGARVVSGDAA, encoded by the coding sequence ATGCTCACACCACCCCGGAAACCGTTCGTCGCGGTGCTGGCCGCCGCCCTGCTCGCCGTCACCGCCGCCTGCGCGAAGGACCAGGCAGGCGCGAACCTGGAGCTGACCGCCGCCCTGCCGGACAGCGTGCCCAGCGGCACCGAGTTGCGCGTCGGCGACCCGACCATCCAGGCGATCGTGCAGGCCAGCGGCCTGGACAAGGAGCTCGCCGACGCGGGCGTGACAGTCTCGTGGGCCAACATCAGCGGAGGGCCGAAGAGCATCCAGGCGTTCCGGGCCGACAAGCTCGACTGCAGCGCCGTCGCCGACATCCCGTCGCTGTTCGCGGCGTGGACCGGCACTTCCACGAAGATCGTCTTCCAGTCGGTCACGGTCGACCCGCTGGAGTTCCCGATCTACAAGCTCGGCGTCGCCCCCGGAGTCAGCGTCTCCTCGATCGCCGACCTGCGCGGCAAGAAGATCGCCTACAGCGCCGGGCAGGCACAGGGCGCCCTGGTCCTGCGGGTGCTGCAGAAGGCCGGCCTCACCCGGAAGGACGTCCAGCTCATCGAGCTGACCAGCACCGGCGACTCGTACGTGACCGCGCTCGGCGGCAAGGCCGTGGACGTGGCCCCGATCGCCGCCCACCAGGTGAAGGTCTTTCAGGCGAAGCACCCGGGGGCGACCACCGTCGGCGCCGGTATCCGCGACGACGCGTCCACGCTCTACTGCCTCACCAGCTCGGTGGAGGACGCGGACAAGGCGGCGGCGCTCAAGGCGTACGTGGCGGTCCGCACCAAGGCACTGCTCTGGCAGAACGAGCACCGCGACGAGTACGCCAAGGTCTACTACCAGGCCGTCGAAGGTCTCACCGCGAGCGACGCGAAGGACGTGGTCGCCACGCTGGGCACCAAGGCCGTCCCGGCGACCTGGGACAACGCGATCCAGCGGCTGCAGGAGACCGCCGACCTGCTCGCCGCCGAGCAGGGCCACGACAGGCTGGACGTGAGCACCCTGGTCGACCGCCGCTTCGAGAAGGTGCAGGCGGCGACCGCCGGCGCCCGGGTGGTCAGCGGTGATGCCGCGTGA
- a CDS encoding flavin reductase family protein — MTIATSRPAPVDATLFRQVFRRHAAGVAVVTTDAGRGAAGVTVTSLTSLSAEPALLSFSLTATSSVWPHIRDAGSAVVHLLDARHTALARTFATSGADRFAAPTRWRRLPTGEPLLDDAAAWLRIAIEHRHPAGQSHLVIGRVEEAGLGDGRSPLVYHDGSYHAL; from the coding sequence ATGACTATTGCAACCTCCCGGCCCGCCCCGGTCGACGCCACGCTGTTCCGTCAGGTGTTCCGGCGGCACGCCGCCGGTGTGGCCGTCGTGACCACCGACGCCGGGCGTGGCGCCGCCGGGGTCACCGTCACGTCGCTCACCTCGCTCTCCGCCGAGCCGGCGCTGCTGTCGTTCAGCCTCACCGCTACCTCGTCGGTGTGGCCGCACATCCGCGACGCCGGCAGCGCCGTCGTGCACCTGCTCGACGCCCGGCACACCGCGCTGGCCCGGACGTTCGCCACCAGCGGCGCCGACCGGTTCGCCGCGCCGACCCGCTGGCGGCGGCTGCCCACCGGCGAGCCGCTGCTCGACGACGCGGCCGCTTGGCTGCGGATCGCCATCGAGCACCGCCACCCGGCCGGGCAGTCGCACCTGGTCATCGGCCGGGTCGAGGAGGCCGGTCTGGGTGACGGGCGCAGCCCGCTGGTCTACCACGACGGCAGCTACCACGCCCTGTAG
- a CDS encoding ROK family protein, whose product MIHPPARTTRRGDLPVPGRRRPPDSAGAVLRAILDHGPIARSSVARATRLSAASVSGVTASLLERGLIREAREAAGPPGIGRPHVPLDIEAGRVAVLGVHIAVPRTTVALLDLRGQVLAQRQDLHGARDPQSVLTALAERVAALRRRHARRRILALGLATGGWVDAVSGTVVEHPPLGWRDVPAAARLAAATGLPVFADTNSRALLRAEQLFGASTEQARRSAVLLFVGNVVDVAFSTGGVIHQGPRSAAGAIAHLPVEGCCETCSCGRTGCLQAAVSERVLVRRAVAAGLIERPDIHGIVDAARAGSPGAAVLLQERARLVGRAAALLHDLFDPEVLVVAEGGANRLPECLATVRAQLSPDVAATVRASSFPDRVLATAGGAVALDQLYAAPL is encoded by the coding sequence ATGATCCACCCGCCCGCGCGCACCACCCGGCGCGGTGATCTGCCGGTTCCCGGCCGGCGCCGGCCGCCGGACTCGGCGGGGGCGGTGCTGCGCGCGATCCTCGACCACGGCCCGATCGCGCGCAGTTCGGTGGCCCGGGCGACGCGTCTCTCCGCGGCCTCGGTCAGCGGCGTTACCGCTTCGCTCCTGGAACGCGGGCTGATCCGGGAGGCGCGGGAGGCGGCCGGTCCGCCGGGGATCGGCCGGCCGCACGTGCCGCTCGACATCGAGGCAGGCCGGGTCGCGGTCCTCGGTGTGCACATCGCGGTGCCGCGGACCACCGTGGCGCTGCTCGACCTGCGCGGGCAGGTGCTCGCGCAGCGCCAGGACCTGCACGGTGCCCGTGACCCGCAGAGCGTCCTCACCGCGCTGGCCGAGCGGGTCGCGGCGTTGCGGCGCCGGCACGCGAGGCGGCGGATCCTCGCCCTGGGTCTCGCGACCGGCGGCTGGGTGGACGCGGTCAGCGGTACGGTCGTCGAGCACCCCCCTCTCGGCTGGCGTGACGTGCCCGCGGCCGCACGGCTGGCCGCCGCGACCGGGCTCCCGGTGTTCGCCGACACCAACTCCCGCGCCCTGCTCCGCGCCGAGCAGCTGTTCGGCGCGTCCACCGAGCAGGCCCGCCGCAGCGCCGTGCTGCTCTTCGTCGGCAACGTGGTCGACGTGGCGTTCTCCACCGGCGGCGTGATCCACCAGGGGCCCCGGTCGGCGGCCGGCGCGATCGCACATCTTCCGGTCGAGGGATGCTGCGAGACCTGCTCGTGCGGGCGGACCGGCTGCCTGCAGGCCGCGGTCTCCGAGCGGGTGCTGGTGCGCCGGGCCGTCGCCGCCGGGCTGATCGAGCGGCCGGACATCCACGGGATCGTGGACGCCGCGCGCGCCGGCAGTCCCGGCGCCGCCGTGCTGCTGCAGGAGCGGGCCCGCCTGGTCGGGCGGGCCGCGGCGCTGCTGCACGACCTGTTCGACCCGGAGGTGCTGGTGGTCGCCGAGGGCGGCGCGAACCGGCTGCCGGAGTGCCTGGCGACCGTGCGGGCGCAGCTGTCCCCGGACGTGGCGGCCACCGTGCGCGCCTCCAGTTTCCCGGACCGCGTGCTGGCGACCGCCGGCGGTGCGGTGGCGCTCGACCAGCTCTACGCCGCGCCGCTGTAA
- a CDS encoding DsbA family oxidoreductase has product MSTPIKVDVWSDIACPFCYIGKRKFEAAVLASGVPVEVEYHSFELSPDTPEEYAGSHADYLGAKLGAGPAQIRQMEAQTTALAATVGLEFKYDAVQPTRTRKAHELLHYAKAHGRQAEVKDRLLAAYFTDGVNVGHVGELADIAADLGFDRDDVVRSLESGEYADEVEFDIKTAGEYGITGVPFFVFENKYAVSGAQDPSTFAGVLTKVAGERA; this is encoded by the coding sequence GCACCCCGATCAAGGTGGATGTCTGGTCCGACATCGCCTGCCCCTTCTGCTACATCGGCAAGCGCAAGTTCGAGGCCGCGGTCCTGGCCTCCGGTGTGCCGGTGGAGGTGGAGTACCACTCCTTCGAGCTCTCCCCCGACACCCCGGAGGAGTACGCCGGCAGCCACGCCGACTACCTCGGCGCGAAGCTCGGCGCCGGCCCGGCCCAGATCCGCCAGATGGAGGCGCAGACCACCGCGCTCGCCGCCACGGTCGGGCTGGAGTTCAAGTACGACGCGGTCCAGCCGACCCGCACCCGCAAGGCCCACGAGCTGCTGCACTACGCCAAGGCGCACGGCCGCCAGGCCGAGGTGAAGGACCGGCTGCTCGCGGCGTACTTCACCGACGGGGTCAACGTCGGCCACGTCGGCGAGCTCGCCGACATCGCCGCGGACCTGGGCTTCGACCGCGACGACGTGGTCCGCTCACTGGAGAGCGGCGAGTACGCGGACGAGGTCGAGTTCGACATCAAGACCGCCGGCGAGTACGGCATCACCGGCGTCCCGTTCTTCGTCTTCGAGAACAAGTACGCGGTGTCGGGGGCGCAGGACCCGTCGACGTTCGCCGGGGTGCTGACCAAGGTGGCGGGTGAGCGGGCGTGA